A genomic stretch from Desulfonatronovibrio magnus includes:
- a CDS encoding helix-turn-helix domain-containing protein, protein MAPLVTGRQVRAARALLGWSQYKLADEAGMSVTPIARFERGVVDTKIGTLKVLMQTLEKAGIEFLSEKDGRMGVMVKPSEGHSPKE, encoded by the coding sequence ATGGCTCCACTTGTAACTGGAAGGCAGGTTCGTGCTGCCAGAGCTTTGTTAGGTTGGTCACAATATAAGCTGGCTGATGAAGCTGGGATGTCAGTCACTCCCATAGCACGGTTTGAGAGGGGGGTTGTTGACACTAAAATTGGGACTTTAAAGGTCTTGATGCAAACCCTTGAAAAAGCTGGTATAGAATTTTTGAGTGAAAAAGATGGCAGGATGGGTGTTATGGTGAAACCCTCAGAAGGCCACTCACCTAAGGAGTAG
- a CDS encoding type II toxin-antitoxin system VapC family toxin → MKYLVDSNIIIYHLNGESTATDFILSNLHQSAISQITYIEVLSFDFAEDELMAVKELLDCFDILDTSKAIAVQCLKNRKARKIKLPDNLIASTAQINDLVLVTNNVADFKNLDIKIMNVFE, encoded by the coding sequence ATGAAATACCTGGTTGATTCCAATATCATCATTTATCACTTGAACGGAGAAAGTACGGCAACTGACTTCATTTTGTCCAACCTCCATCAGTCAGCCATATCTCAGATAACCTATATTGAGGTGTTATCCTTTGATTTTGCAGAAGATGAACTGATGGCGGTAAAAGAACTGCTGGATTGCTTCGATATTCTTGATACCAGCAAGGCCATAGCTGTCCAATGCCTGAAAAACAGAAAGGCAAGAAAAATCAAATTGCCAGACAATCTCATAGCTTCAACTGCTCAGATCAATGATCTGGTTCTTGTCACCAACAACGTTGCTGATTTCAAAAATCTGGATATCAAGATTATGAATGTTTTTGAGTGA